CATTGTCGGCAGGAATTGTCGGAGTTCGAGGAGAACGACGTATACCGATGGCCTTCATAACTGTTAGCCAAAACTTCAGAAAATTCCAGTCGTCCCCAACTATTATTCAACAACTCAGATGATCGAAAACAACTCCGATCACCCCAAATGCTATTCAACAACGCTGATCACCAAACCCAAATGCATGCAaaaacaaagagaagaagaagaagactcgggaaaaaaaaaaaggtgaacGGAAAGGTAAAGTAAAGTAAACataaaaaagtaatataaaaacttcctttgtaaaattttaaaaaattaaataaaataaaattacataactaccattggatttaaaaaaaaaaaaaaaaacaaacatatgGCATAATAAGACATTTTAACAAAAATATCGGAAAAAAActgtaaaaataataaaaaaaagaataaaaaatcataaaaaagttaagggagaaaaaaaaaaaaaaccatattttttaaaataaaaattaaaaatccatataaaatataattttcattatttttagACGAGCTTACACGGCACGTCCCATTTTTTTCGGGCTTTTTATGATACGGGCCGGGCTGGCCATATTTACAGCGGTGGTTATAAGGCAACCAGGGAGGCACAGAGCCAAGCCCGATTATTAGATTTGGCGAACCCTCTCTCACCCtcatattttatttgatttaattcaaCACAGCTAAAACCGCCTTACACTCTTCATTCCATCGTAGCCTAATCCCTAATGGGTGGACCATCGTCGACCATCGAGGTTCCCGATAGAAGACTCCGTTCACGGATCGAAATAAACTCTGACAGTTCCGGCGAATACCGCCGCCGTCATCGCCGCAGCCCTAGCTATGACAGCTATGATCGCCACGATCGACGTCGTGACCGTTCTGGGTCTCCTGCTTATGCAAACCGTAGACGAAGCCCTAGGTCTAATGGAGGTTCAGATGCTTTGCCTAAAAAGTTCGGGCGCGGCGGGGACCATAGAGGCAGAGACTTACCGTACCGCAATGGGAGACAATCAGAGTCTGAAGATTCGGATGAGGAGCTGAAGGGGCTGAACTATGAGGAGTATAGGAGGCTTAAGAGGCAGAAGATGAGGAAGATGTTGAAGAATTGCATTTGGAATGTCACACCTAGCCCTCCCCGGAACGAGAACGAGGATTCGGAATTGGAGGACAAGGCTGATGAAATTTTGGGCAAGCATCCTGGGGAGAAGAGCGATTCGGGCGAGAAGGAGAGACCGAAGTCTGATTCTGAGCCCAAGTCTGTGTCGGGATCTGACGATTCGCGATCGAAGAAAAGGAGGAAGAGTTCGGGTTCGAAACGTAGAAGTAAAAAATCATCTTATAGTGGTAGCGATAGCGAGAGCGAGAGCGAGAGTGAATCGGATGAGGAAGAAGGTGACAGACGGAGAAAGAAATCGAGAAGTAAAAGGAGGAGGAGGCGTAAGAGTAGCAGGAGAAGtagtaaaagaaaaagaagccGGAGGAAGAGTAGGCGTAGTATTTCCGACGAGTGCGAAGGGGTTGAGAGCGAGGATTCTGATTCTGAAGGGAGTAGCTTTTCGGATGAACACGTGAAGTCGAAAAAGGGTAAGAGCTCATCTGGATCTTCACGTTCTACGCGGAGTAAGAAGAAAAGCTCTGATATAGAGAGTGGGAGTTCCCAGCATTCGGAGGAGAATTTGGATTCTGAAATTGATGCCAATAGTAAAGCAAAGGTGGAAGAGTTGAACGAAGAAACAGATTTGGAGGCCCTGAAATTCAAGGAATTGATTGAAGCCCAGAAGAAGCCTGCTGCATTGGATAACGAACCTATGGTTGGGCCGGCGCCATTGCCCAGAGCTGAAGGGCATATAAGCTATGGTGGTGCGCTTAGACCTGGTGAAGGAGATGCCATTGCTCAGTATGTTCAGCAAGGGAAGCGTATTCCCCGTAGAGGTGAAGTGGGTCTTTCTGCTGAGGAGATTCAGAAGTTTGAGAGTCTTGGGTATGTGATGAGTGGAAGCAGGCACCAGAGAATGAATGCCATTCGTATAAGAAAAGAAAATCAAGTTTATAGTGCTGAGGATAAACGAGCCCTGGCTATGTTTAACTACGAGGAGAAGGCAAAGCGTGAACACAAAGTCATGGCTGATTTGCAGCGGTTAGTTCAGCGCCACATTGGACAGGACGTCGGTCCTACCCACGATCCTTTTGGTGTGAAGCCCTCCGAAGCTTCTGACGATTGACCTCATCATGTTATTGTTATCTAAACTGGTATTTCGTTCGCCCTCTTTTTTATTTGAATGCTTTTAGGTGTTATTGAACGTAGCAACTACTTTTGTAAAATTTCGTGGCTTGAATGATTTAGTGCACCAGCTACAAAATCATGACAAACTTAGTGTTTCAGTTATAAAGTTGTGAATTGTGATAGCCTATCTAACTGTACTAAGGATTGAGTTTGTAGCCGGCAGTGAACTTGTATGAAATATTGTAAGCTAAGCTGAGAAAATTTTGTTCCTCAAACCTTACAGCCTCAGAATAATTTGTAGGAAAGTGGTTGTATTTTTTAACATTTTAGGTCTGTTTTCTCTTTTAACCTTGCTAAATAAGTATACGGTGACAAATATGTACTTGATCAGTAAGATTCAAATTTGGTGACACCCTGGAGTTGTCTGTTAGTTATCTTTTCTTAGTTGCAAAAAATAAGCTAGTAAAGAGTTATGACCTTGTTGAAAGATGTGGAAATTTATATTATCCTTGGCTGTTGGGATCCTTTCAAAAGAAAAGCAAAGTTCTATGCTTAGGAATGCTTCCTGCAAGCGAATTATATTTATACCCAAACTAAATACCCCTCATTccataaattagaaaaatgtatttatttatattacacCCCATATACTTTCAAAATTAGATTTGTACACCCATTtacaaaacaataaaataaaattgtctcTCTCATTTATTAAAATTTGAGAATTAAAGttttttaaatgataaatttgaattttttttaataaaataattacctagataaaaaaatcataaatattttatataatctcaaatataaatttaattaaaataatacaatgaacttacttttatattatatgtgagtATATTTAGTCATTATACACCTATcatattgtttatttttaatgTGGGTTGTCTTTATAATATTTTGGGTGTAAGTATAACTTTCCTTTGTGCAAATATCTAGTGAGATTATTTACCCCTAGAATTATTGTCGGAGCTTTTAGCAGTTTCCCGTTGTCAACAATGTTCAACTTTTGCATTAATTAGTATGTATGTTGTAAAGGAAAATCAAAATTATATAGGCCAGGCCTTGCTCTTGGTTTTAAAAAGGAATGTCGGATCAGTGCTCCTGTTAGGAGTGGTTGTAAAATTGCTGAAATATTTGATAGAAACTCATCTCACAGTTCTTCTTAGTTAAATTGTTTATTTAACTTCTGAGCATGTAGGTCATAACAATATGATGGGTGTGTATATTTGGTACCAAGTTGCAATATCTTCTGTCTGCCAGTTGGGAGTAATATGGCGGATAGACTAGAGTGATGCATTTGTTACACTTCCAAGAGTTTTGCGAGTAATATGGCAGATAGAGTGAATTACATTAGTTAAGGGTAAATTTTCAGTTCTGACATATACTAGGGTTGTTTCTTCATCTTCAGTTGGTTATAATTCGAGGAAGGTGTTAGGTCTTTTTTTTGGTTGGCCTGACAACATTGACGAAGCTGACTTCTATCATGCCTTTCTCTAACAGACCTTTTAGGAATGTACTCACAGGTCACTCTCATACAACAACATGGTTACCTTGTTATGACGTGAATTTTTAAGCATTGAAACCGAATTCTTGTTTGCCCATTGAATTGAAGCTATTAGGTGTGGAGAAGATGGATAATTAGGGAAAAGCAGAGTGATTATGGAAGGGAATAGCCCTTTTTTTTATTCTGGATATGGTTAGCATTGTACCATTGCTAAACGTCGAGGTTATTCCTTGGTTTCACTTTTTAACACCTAGAAATTAATAAGTGTTAACTGGATGGATGATCGGCTATTATGGTATACTAATAGTACGGGCATAAAACAATATTGGTTGAAGCATCAGAATTGCAAGTTTGTAGGGACCTTAGAATGGCAGGTTTGTTGATGCAGATTTTCGTCAATAAAAAACAAGGACCTACCCCACTAGTGAATATTATATTTATAGTAGGAATTATCATAAATATCTCATTCACGAAATTAGGAAGGAGTCGTGTCttttttgaattggtcaatgatAGCTAAGCGTTACAATCCATAATGATTATTTCACTATAAATTCTCTATCGCTTTTCAAAGAGTTTGAGTGTACTGAAAATACATAaatgagtcttatttataggtagGAATTATCATAAATATTTCATTCACGAAATCAGGAAGGAGTCACGTCTCTTTTAAATTGGCCAATGATCGCCTATCATTCAAAACCATGGAGTCGTGCTCTGGCTCCTGCTAATGTCGGCTCTCCAACATGGTTCTCCAAGTTCTGCCCCAAATCAACCCTACCTCTTTAAGGACTACCGATTGAATCTTGACCGCACACTACTTCACTCTTGAGGCTTGAAGTCATTCCAATTTGCTACCTCAACATATGCTCTTTAAACCATTTGGCCAGTGTCCACCATAGAACACGAAACATGAACCATACAATTGTAGCAAACTAACTTAAGCTTGGTGTCAGCTACACACTTGCATTACAAGATATTTTTACATAAATATGATAACATTATCCCATCAGCGGAGCAGATCAACATGCCGACCTGTCTCTAACACTTGGTAAATTTTTCCCTATTAATCATTTTAGAGCTAAGCAAGACATGATATTCTGCTTTTTTGGATTGGTGTACAACTAGAGTGGAACAGCTACAGGTTGAGGTACATCACCCCACCCACATGTCAAGAGCCTCTTAACAAGTCTGTCTTAAGAAGAAATTCTCGTTGTcagtatagtatagtatagtgACTCAAAATGGTCAGGTCACCACTGGTAAAGGACTTCTATAATTAGATTAGATGTAATGAATTCATTGCCTTAAGAAGCTTTCATTATGTTGGAATTTCTTTTCTTATTAATATTGAGGAAATTGTACTTGTTGATTTCATGGGGCCATTTTTGTCTTAAAGGTTATATGAGTACTGGAAATATTTCGAAGAAAAGTTTCTAAGCCAGATTTCCTGTATGAATAATGCTTGGAAACAAATATTGGGGAACTGTGTCGCATCTCATCAACATACTTGGGGCAAATTAACGGCTGAATAAGTCGAATCGAAGGGATTAGTTCTACTGAGATGTGATTAATTTGCCTAGAATAAGATGATGTTTCATATTTACTTTAAAATAATGATGGTATCTTAAGTAGTATATCATTTATTAATATTTGCTcgacataatttttattttttatttatgagAGGATTTGTAATTGTATCCATGGGGATATCTCGTCATTTTAGACCCTCCTATTGGGTCTTAAAGTTGCGAGGTATTTTTTAAAAGTTGTATTTAATACCTAAATAATTTTTTCAAacgttaaaaatatattttgtccctgttaaaaaaaattgttacatATTTGTTGTAGCTATTAATACTACCGTTGAATTTAATCCAAAATTCAATTAGTTATGGTGAAAGTAGTTAACTTTAACCAAAGTTACATatatacctaatttttttttaaaatagtttcataTATAAATTTCTACAAATCTTTTGATTCTTACAtgagaaaaatagaaacaatttttctaaaattaaatttaaaagaaaaaattaaaaaaaaatgctgcaacaaaaatgaaatgaaaaattaGATTATATTAATCTTAAACATTCAAaatcaaaataacaaaaatatatgATCTTTATTAAAAAAAGCTAATGAAGATTTTcaaatttagttttatttatagatgCAACTTGGGTACTTATGTAACTTATAAAACAACTTAAATCCTTTCAATGAATGAatgtattttaaaaataacttctgttgtgaaaaaaatatttaagtatttaaatgtaatttttagaACAATTTAAAGAATTTCACTTTTAATATCCTTACCGCAAATATGATGATGAAGAAATAGCTTTCTTGCCTACTGAATTATTGGCCTCATCGAATTGTGCTCCTTGAACATTTTGGCGGACCTTTCTGTTATCTTTCATTCAACAATTGAGTGTTTATCTATGATAAGTGCTCGCATACATTGCCAAAGTGATGACTGCTTCCATGCTTCTTAAAAGTAAGGACTGTTCGCATATATtatcttttaaaaataatattagtgtTTAAAAGTTAAACCAACTTTTGTGATGGCTGCTGGCATGTATTGCAACAACGATGGCTGTTCATTGCAGTAATGATAGTTGCTAGCATTTATTATACTTTAAAAATAATGTCgcataagaaattttttttttttttgagcgaAAGATAACATaagaatttatttttattgattgaAATAGTTTAAGGGGATTTATGTAACGCCAAAATGCTTGGGGGCCACAATTCGGAGGGGTCAATAATTCAGGGATCAAATGATTCATTCCTGTTTTCAATTATTATAGATTGAGTGAGCTTTCGGTCTCAAAAATGCTTAATTTTCTATGCTAGTAAAAATGTGAATCCTGTTGCACTTTTTAACATTACCTATAGCATTGAATGAATAGGTAAAGGTGAAGGGACAACCAAAATTCGTTATTTTAGAAAGCAGATGCAGGACTGGGTAAGAAATCTCTCTAGACCCACCAACTTTACACTATGTTTGGTACATAGAAAAGAAAACAGAGACGAAATAATATATAGAAAATTAGATGGATAAAAGTAAAGTGTAAGAACTTTTTTTTTGGTAGGAAAGAAAATTTATTTATTGTAAAATTACTACATTACCtctaaattattaatataaatttttttagtcttttcacttttatttatttgtataaaacTTTTCTCTCCATTTTATTGAAAAGGAAAAAGTTTTGTGAGTTCACTCTATTTTTTCACTTCACTTTTCTATTTTCTCCATTTTAAAAATGAACATTCACTCTCTAAAAATGAAGcaaatgttttctttttaatttttcttcttcacaaGTTTATCACTTTGTTAATCTTATTCAGCCTAACAAATATATATGGGTAATAATATGTTCACAGATAATATGTTCACATAAGGTAATTGTAATTATTAGGAATAATTATTGCATTAGGCATTATTAATTGGAATGTTTCATCAAATATACCTGATATAAAAAATAATTGTAAATTTAACTGaggaaaaaaataattacatGAATACCTAATTTTTCTATAccgaatttattattaatttacccactttttgatttttttttttaaatcaacttCTTATAACACATCACACAAAGTGTGGAGCTGAAACCCAACACAAAAAGAGGAGGAAAAGTATAAAATTTTAGATTTTTCGTTATTTTAGGATCTTTTATGTTACCTTTCAATTGGCTTATAAGTTTTAACCTAAGATAATTaccttttaaaaataatttaatttttaggtTATATCATGGCAACTTATTACTGTGGTACTATTTGGGAGTTTATTATTGTAGTTAATATTTggtaataaattattttttactcCAATTTTCGTCAACTACAAAACGAAGGGAAAGCTTGtagaaaattataaaaagaaaCAAGAAGGATTTTACATGGTTTAGTCGTTAAAGATGCCTAGTTCATGAGTAACTCGTGTTACTGAAGGCTCGCCGGAATCACAAGTCTTTAGGGTTTATAGCTTGGGCAGAGGATAGTCTTACTCCAAGGTAACATCGAATATAGGGTTTCCGATCCTTACAAATGACCCATCAATGCCTTATTTATAGGCAGCAATGAGGGATTAGTAAAAAGAATTAAGTAAAGAGATTAGCGATAATCCTCCAATTAGGTGGAAATGGAAGTCAGGCATGAAAGATGTGACACGTGTCGTCGAGCGGGAGGATTTGTGCTTGATTGGGTGAGGCTGGCTGGGTAGCTTTGGCCTCAAGAACTTCTCTTTTTGGGAAAAGGAGCGGTCCTCCCGTGCTAAGGAATAAAAGGAGAGGAGACCAAGAGGTGGTAGTCCTACCACTCGGTTGTCATTGTACGCAAGAAGGTGGTGCACTGAAATGTCAGAAGTAGGTGGGCACACGAAACTACTGGGCTTATCTCTTGTGGACCCCAACTTCCGGAAAATTTGTTGGCATGTTCCTTGGGGAGGCTTCTCGGGCTCTGGAGAAATTGGCATGCGAATATGATCCCGAGTAAGTCCTTGGGGACCTCCTCAATAGGTCGTCGCTGATAGGTCACCAAAGATGTGTTCTTGGGTCTCGAGTAGTCGACAACCGACCTTCACTCTGATCTCTTTACTCGAGGAGTGGGATATTCGAATGAGTGCTAGCAACTTGTCACGGGTTGCTGACATGGCATTACCCTCCGAGAAAAACTTGAAACAAATATCCCataacttttaaataaaaaataataagatGTGTTTTGTTAACTCATTTGGTTGGTTGCTTTTAATACTGCATTTTAATTAACTTTTTGCTAATCAAAcacaaaaagtaattaaaaagtAGCTTGTTTAGGATACTATTTGGTAATTGTTGCGATAATTtcaatgtgcaagtatacacaaagATTGTGCAAGTACACAAGTAATAATAGAGTTAAGTAaagtatcgtcccacagagaTTGTTTATTAACTACCAATAATTAATTTCCTAATTCTATTTGGCTGATAAATTCTAGATTCAAGAATATCAAGAACAGAAACAAACAAGAATTAACAAAACTAACAATTAACTaataacataaacaaataaaagcAAAATTAATTCAATCGATGAAAACCTAGAgtatttaatttcatcatttattcACTTTATTACTTCATCAATACAATTTCACTATTCTTTCTCTTATTGTGATAGCGGATTtaccaatacaatctatattcttATTAGGATATATAAATCTCTTAACCTATATgcgaattttctacatctctgtgataaattccaaacataaggcaagcattaagaatagaaatcataaagCTACACAAACCATATATGTACTCTCGTCTTATAtcgaaatatatatatctattcaactatagcatatttaactcTCACCTCTCAGATTTTGAATTAAATTTATAAGTAACGCAAATAACAACGTCAAATTACTCACATTCATTAagcacaaattgaatagatcacaATGAAAATAAAGAAATCATGGAAATTGCATTTACTAATAATAAAGTATCAAGAGACTACAttaaaaccctagaaaataaaattagctCATAACTAAATTCATAACATCCACTGATTCAGAAAATAACAtagaaaaagaaattaaagaagaaaagaataagaactcTTGATGAATTCCCCAATCTTGATCTCCAAGTTCCTTTTGTTCTCTAGCGGCCAGAAGTGGTTTGAATCGctcataattatatttttataatcacCCTAGCGATTCCCTATGAAAAGACCATATTGTCCTCATAAAAATACGATTTTTGTACATTGTATGGACTCAAGTGCTGCAGCCCAGCAATCA
The genomic region above belongs to Humulus lupulus chromosome 1, drHumLupu1.1, whole genome shotgun sequence and contains:
- the LOC133791767 gene encoding uncharacterized protein LOC133791767; translation: MGGPSSTIEVPDRRLRSRIEINSDSSGEYRRRHRRSPSYDSYDRHDRRRDRSGSPAYANRRRSPRSNGGSDALPKKFGRGGDHRGRDLPYRNGRQSESEDSDEELKGLNYEEYRRLKRQKMRKMLKNCIWNVTPSPPRNENEDSELEDKADEILGKHPGEKSDSGEKERPKSDSEPKSVSGSDDSRSKKRRKSSGSKRRSKKSSYSGSDSESESESESDEEEGDRRRKKSRSKRRRRRKSSRRSSKRKRSRRKSRRSISDECEGVESEDSDSEGSSFSDEHVKSKKGKSSSGSSRSTRSKKKSSDIESGSSQHSEENLDSEIDANSKAKVEELNEETDLEALKFKELIEAQKKPAALDNEPMVGPAPLPRAEGHISYGGALRPGEGDAIAQYVQQGKRIPRRGEVGLSAEEIQKFESLGYVMSGSRHQRMNAIRIRKENQVYSAEDKRALAMFNYEEKAKREHKVMADLQRLVQRHIGQDVGPTHDPFGVKPSEASDD